The following proteins are encoded in a genomic region of Cyclonatronum proteinivorum:
- a CDS encoding helicase-related protein codes for MTPVPVSAPAAQHSPGELVRYRDRRWIVLPSPHPDIILLKPLGGSDQEITGVHRKLRFEGEDIVSDSFPEPEPAQLGAFRTARLLYDAARLSFRHASGPFRCMGKISFRPRAYQVVPLVMALKQEVTRLMIADDVGIGKTIEALLILKELLERGEIRNFAVICPPHLCEQWQAELRDKLDIQAEIIRSSTAASLDRRLPDDRSVFFHLPYQVISIDYLKSDRRRALFLQDCPKLVIVDEAHTCALPAGAKNVKQQLRHALLHHIAQVPDRHLLMLTATPHSGKDEEFKSLLGLLNPALKHLDFDHITAQQRRQLADYFIQRKRPNIIRWLNEPGLFPEREIREIPYNLHADYKRAYKTIKAFARGISLAAQPGSARGRMRLWAALALLRGVMSSPAAGFEMLQNRQQRELAKEELDEAASLPNPVLKSDELDSDFTQAELLDNAGLGSGEIRRLRELSKLMQGLYGPEKDAKLKRAAAQLKEWLREGHQPIVFCKYIPTAKYVGEHLKALLPAKTEIMVITSELADEQRREQVELLGRSSSRVLVATDCLSEGINLQEHFTAVLHYDLPWNPNRLEQRDGRVDRFGQTGVPGAAQNEVKAYILHGQDNEIDANVMKVLIRKVHNIHQSIGVTINFGDEAESVMDTVFTKILLGQSDEDAPQLSLFEEEYFSAEIEKARKRGEKLRSIFAHENVSKDDIQHNLNEIDEAIGDVSAVERFVTGSLPLLGAEISRIGTGWMVSLINLPDHLRGHFPGQDRARISFESPTPKGFRYIGRNHAFVEQLCQFMLALAFDGSDRFEPVARVSAIMTNAVQRLTVLVMFRVRNVIRELNTANQVVSEEMYLWGFSGPENDRTYLGFESARELLATTQSAQSLSAERQKQDIERALIQLRSLNAQLSELATERAERLVEAHGRFRNLVGGRRYEKVTPVLPPDIMGLYVLLPVPKSM; via the coding sequence ATGACCCCTGTTCCTGTTTCAGCTCCTGCTGCTCAGCACTCACCCGGCGAGCTCGTGCGCTACCGCGATCGTCGCTGGATTGTGCTGCCCTCACCCCATCCCGATATCATTCTGCTTAAACCGCTGGGAGGGTCCGATCAGGAAATTACGGGGGTACACCGTAAGCTGCGGTTTGAAGGTGAGGATATCGTGTCCGACAGCTTCCCGGAGCCGGAACCCGCACAGCTGGGCGCGTTCCGCACAGCGCGGCTGCTCTACGACGCTGCCCGGCTGTCGTTCCGCCATGCGAGCGGCCCCTTTCGTTGTATGGGCAAAATCTCGTTCCGGCCGCGGGCGTATCAGGTCGTGCCGCTGGTTATGGCGCTAAAGCAGGAAGTCACCCGGCTGATGATTGCCGACGATGTGGGCATCGGGAAAACCATCGAAGCCCTGCTTATCCTTAAAGAACTGCTGGAGCGGGGCGAAATCCGGAACTTCGCAGTCATTTGCCCGCCGCATTTGTGCGAGCAGTGGCAGGCTGAGCTGCGCGACAAACTCGACATTCAGGCTGAAATCATCCGTTCGAGTACAGCCGCCTCCCTTGACCGCCGCCTGCCCGACGACCGCTCCGTGTTCTTCCACCTGCCGTATCAGGTCATCTCCATCGACTACCTCAAATCGGACCGCCGCCGGGCGCTCTTCCTTCAGGATTGCCCTAAGCTGGTGATTGTGGATGAAGCCCATACCTGCGCCCTGCCTGCCGGCGCCAAAAATGTTAAACAGCAGCTACGGCACGCGCTGCTGCATCACATCGCACAGGTGCCCGACAGGCATCTGCTTATGCTCACGGCAACCCCGCATTCGGGCAAAGATGAAGAGTTCAAGTCTCTGCTCGGGCTGCTTAATCCCGCATTAAAACACCTCGACTTCGACCACATTACAGCGCAGCAGCGCCGGCAGCTTGCAGATTACTTCATTCAGCGCAAACGCCCTAACATCATCCGCTGGCTAAACGAACCAGGCCTGTTTCCCGAACGTGAAATTCGCGAAATCCCTTACAACCTCCACGCCGACTATAAGCGCGCCTACAAGACCATAAAAGCTTTTGCGCGGGGCATCTCACTTGCTGCGCAACCCGGCAGTGCACGGGGGCGCATGCGGCTGTGGGCCGCTCTTGCCCTGTTGCGCGGGGTGATGTCGAGTCCGGCTGCCGGTTTTGAAATGCTGCAAAACAGGCAGCAGCGCGAGCTTGCCAAAGAAGAACTCGATGAAGCGGCAAGCCTGCCCAATCCCGTGCTTAAATCGGATGAACTGGATTCCGATTTCACGCAGGCCGAGCTGCTCGATAATGCCGGGTTGGGATCCGGTGAAATCAGGCGGCTGCGAGAGCTCAGCAAACTCATGCAGGGCCTGTACGGCCCGGAAAAAGACGCCAAGTTGAAGCGTGCTGCGGCACAGCTTAAGGAGTGGCTGCGTGAGGGGCATCAGCCGATTGTGTTCTGCAAATACATCCCGACGGCCAAATATGTGGGAGAGCACCTCAAAGCGCTGCTGCCTGCCAAAACCGAAATTATGGTAATCACCTCTGAGCTGGCCGATGAGCAGCGCCGCGAGCAGGTCGAACTGCTGGGCCGCTCTTCCAGCCGGGTGCTCGTTGCAACCGACTGCCTCAGTGAGGGCATCAACCTGCAGGAGCACTTCACCGCCGTGCTGCACTACGACCTGCCCTGGAACCCCAACCGCCTCGAACAGCGGGACGGGCGCGTGGACCGCTTCGGGCAAACCGGCGTGCCCGGCGCCGCCCAAAATGAGGTGAAGGCCTACATCCTCCACGGCCAAGACAATGAAATTGACGCCAACGTGATGAAAGTCCTCATTCGGAAGGTGCACAACATTCATCAGTCCATCGGAGTCACCATAAACTTTGGTGATGAGGCCGAATCGGTAATGGATACCGTGTTCACGAAAATCCTGTTGGGGCAGTCTGACGAGGACGCGCCTCAGCTTTCGCTTTTTGAGGAGGAGTACTTCAGTGCAGAGATCGAAAAAGCACGCAAGCGGGGCGAGAAGCTGCGATCCATTTTTGCCCACGAAAATGTCAGTAAAGACGATATTCAGCACAACCTTAACGAAATTGATGAAGCCATCGGGGATGTAAGCGCGGTCGAACGCTTCGTGACAGGCAGCCTGCCCCTGCTTGGCGCGGAAATCAGCCGGATTGGCACCGGCTGGATGGTCTCCCTCATCAATCTGCCGGACCATCTGCGAGGCCACTTCCCGGGACAGGACCGGGCCCGCATTTCGTTCGAGTCGCCTACCCCAAAGGGGTTTCGCTATATCGGGCGGAACCACGCCTTTGTTGAGCAGCTCTGTCAGTTTATGCTGGCCCTCGCCTTTGATGGCAGCGACCGCTTTGAGCCGGTTGCGCGGGTTTCAGCCATTATGACCAATGCGGTGCAGCGCCTTACTGTGCTGGTGATGTTCCGTGTGCGCAACGTGATTCGTGAGCTTAATACGGCCAATCAGGTGGTTTCGGAGGAAATGTACTTGTGGGGATTCAGCGGCCCTGAAAACGACCGAACCTATCTTGGCTTTGAAAGTGCCCGCGAACTGCTTGCCACCACCCAAAGCGCGCAGTCGCTCTCTGCCGAGCGGCAGAAGCAGGATATTGAGCGTGCCCTCATACAGCTCAGGTCGCTCAATGCGCAGCTGAGTGAGTTGGCGACCGAGCGCGCGGAGCGTCTTGTAGAAGCGCACGGACGTTTCCGGAATCTCGTCGGCGGCAGGCGCTATGAAAAGGTCACCCCCGTATTGCCGCCCGACATCATGGGGCTGTATGTGCTGCTGCCGGTGCCCAAATCCATGTAA